Proteins found in one bacterium genomic segment:
- the murA gene encoding UDP-N-acetylglucosamine 1-carboxyvinyltransferase, which translates to MDKIIIEGGHKLHGTVKVSGAKNAALPILTASILTRETCTFSNMPDLADINTMVKLIAQFGIKAEPGKKKVKLTAQKITSTEAPYDLVRTMRASCLVLGPMLARMGVARVSLPGGCAIGARPIDRHLKALEEMGATIKLEGGYVEATCKKLKGARIYFDDITVTGTENIMMAATLAQGTTILENAAREPEVVDLANVLNAMGARVMGAGTDTITIEGVDELTGCDYAVMPDRIEAGTFLIGCILAGGEISVQDAVPEHLGSLLSRLSECGALYEIEKTTIHIKAPKEILPVNLNTQPYPGFATDFQAQFMAMMTRSNGVSLITENIFENRFMHVPELNRMGADIKLEGNTAIIKGVPYLTGAPVMATDLRASACLVVAGLAAQGITEIHRVYHLDRGYEHMERKFRKLGARVKRGKVKY; encoded by the coding sequence ATGGATAAAATTATTATTGAAGGCGGACATAAGTTACACGGCACGGTAAAAGTATCGGGGGCTAAAAATGCAGCCCTGCCTATTTTAACCGCCTCTATTCTCACACGCGAAACATGCACCTTTTCAAACATGCCCGATTTAGCCGATATCAACACCATGGTAAAACTTATTGCCCAATTTGGCATTAAGGCTGAGCCCGGCAAAAAAAAGGTAAAACTTACCGCTCAAAAAATTACCAGCACTGAAGCCCCGTATGATTTAGTGCGCACCATGCGCGCCTCGTGCTTAGTCTTGGGCCCCATGCTGGCCCGCATGGGTGTAGCCCGTGTATCGTTACCCGGCGGCTGCGCCATTGGAGCCCGCCCCATCGACAGGCATTTAAAAGCATTGGAAGAAATGGGCGCCACTATTAAGCTTGAAGGCGGATATGTAGAAGCAACATGCAAAAAATTAAAAGGCGCGCGTATTTATTTTGACGACATCACGGTAACCGGTACCGAAAACATCATGATGGCCGCAACGCTCGCCCAAGGCACCACTATTTTAGAAAATGCCGCGCGCGAACCCGAAGTGGTGGATTTAGCCAATGTGTTAAATGCCATGGGGGCCCGCGTTATGGGTGCCGGAACAGACACCATTACTATTGAAGGGGTAGATGAACTGACGGGCTGTGATTATGCCGTGATGCCCGATCGCATTGAAGCCGGCACGTTTTTAATTGGTTGTATTTTGGCTGGAGGCGAAATTTCGGTACAAGATGCCGTTCCCGAGCATTTGGGATCACTTTTATCCCGCTTAAGCGAGTGCGGTGCTTTGTACGAAATAGAAAAAACAACCATTCACATTAAAGCCCCCAAAGAAATTTTGCCGGTAAACCTCAACACCCAACCCTACCCCGGTTTTGCCACCGATTTTCAGGCCCAATTTATGGCCATGATGACCCGCAGTAACGGGGTGAGTCTTATTACCGAAAATATTTTTGAAAACCGCTTCATGCATGTGCCCGAGCTTAACCGCATGGGGGCCGATATTAAGCTGGAAGGCAACACGGCCATCATTAAAGGAGTTCCATACCTTACCGGAGCCCCGGTTATGGCCACCGATTTAAGGGCTTCGGCCTGCCTGGTTGTAGCCGGCCTTGCCGCCCAGGGCATTACCGAAATCCACCGGGTTTACCATTTAGACCGGGGTTACGAGCACATGGAGCGCAAATTCCGCAAGCTGGGAGCCCGGGTAA
- the prmC gene encoding peptide chain release factor N(5)-glutamine methyltransferase, which translates to MQWTTLSLLDWTTGYFEKHNIPSPRLDAEILLAHVLGLTRVQLYMQFDRPMNADELARFKELMLRRSKNEPVAYIVGNKEFYSLPFAIGPGVLIPRPETELLVEAVLKHPFFTDKTKPSHIFEVGTGSGNIIITLLKHWTTVMGTSWDISEKALEIASQNAARHVVSERLTLEKKNFLTEIQMPVCDIFVSNPPYISKTEMETVMPDVKNFEPLEALVADDDGFIFYKKIAETLKSRLQWQLAIVEVGDTQAQKVVSLFDGLGSIKTIKDYQGIERIVVIER; encoded by the coding sequence ATGCAATGGACAACGCTCTCGCTACTCGACTGGACCACGGGTTATTTTGAAAAACACAACATCCCCTCGCCTCGTTTAGATGCCGAAATTTTACTGGCGCATGTTTTAGGATTAACCCGTGTGCAACTCTACATGCAATTTGACCGCCCCATGAATGCGGATGAATTAGCGCGCTTTAAAGAACTAATGCTGAGACGTTCTAAAAATGAACCGGTAGCCTATATTGTGGGGAATAAAGAATTTTATTCCTTACCCTTTGCCATTGGCCCAGGCGTTCTCATCCCGCGCCCCGAAACCGAACTCCTGGTGGAAGCGGTGCTTAAGCATCCTTTTTTTACCGATAAAACAAAACCCTCTCATATTTTTGAAGTTGGAACCGGCTCGGGCAATATCATCATCACGCTGTTAAAGCATTGGACAACAGTCATGGGCACCAGTTGGGATATTTCTGAGAAAGCTTTAGAAATTGCCTCACAAAATGCAGCACGGCATGTGGTAAGTGAAAGACTAACGCTGGAAAAAAAGAACTTTTTAACCGAAATACAAATGCCAGTTTGTGATATTTTTGTTTCTAACCCTCCCTATATTAGTAAAACCGAAATGGAAACAGTGATGCCCGATGTAAAAAACTTTGAACCCCTAGAGGCCTTAGTGGCCGATGATGACGGGTTTATTTTTTACAAAAAAATTGCCGAAACCTTAAAAAGCCGTCTACAATGGCAGCTAGCTATTGTAGAAGTGGGCGATACGCAGGCTCAAAAAGTAGTTTCACTTTTTGATGGCCTAGGCAGCATAAAAACCATAAAAGACTATCAAGGGATTGAACGGATTGTAGTTATAGAGAGGTGA
- the prfA gene encoding peptide chain release factor 1 has translation MFDKLHDVERKYEELTRRLGDPQTLANNALFQQLAKEEMNLRVLVECHRKYRKKQEELAGNKKILEEENDETLREMAKEEMPGLEAEVASLENELKVLLLPKDPNDAKNIFLEIRAGTGGDEAGIFVADLFRMYSRYAETRGWTVEIVSSNPTGVGGFKEVIALISGNNVYSRLKFESGTHRVQRVPKTEAQGRIHTSAVTVAVMPEAEDVEIDIKENELRVDVFRAGGHGGQSVNTTDSAVRLTHIPSGLVVVCQDEKSQHKNKAKAMKVLKTRLYDMKMQEQMQSEAADRKEKVGSGDRSEKIRTYNFPQSRVTDHRIGLTLHQLDTVLNGDMDLLIDPLVMHHQAEALKEGARD, from the coding sequence ATGTTCGATAAACTACACGACGTAGAAAGAAAATACGAAGAACTAACCCGCCGTTTGGGTGATCCGCAAACGCTTGCCAATAACGCCCTCTTTCAGCAACTGGCCAAAGAAGAAATGAATTTGCGCGTACTCGTAGAATGCCATCGCAAATACCGTAAAAAACAGGAAGAGCTGGCCGGTAATAAAAAGATTTTAGAAGAAGAAAACGACGAAACGCTGCGCGAGATGGCTAAAGAGGAAATGCCCGGGCTAGAAGCCGAAGTGGCCAGTCTTGAAAACGAACTTAAAGTTCTTCTGCTCCCCAAAGACCCTAACGACGCTAAAAATATCTTTTTAGAAATCCGCGCCGGCACCGGCGGGGATGAAGCCGGTATTTTTGTGGCCGATCTTTTCCGCATGTACTCGCGTTATGCCGAAACACGCGGTTGGACTGTAGAGATCGTATCGTCTAATCCCACCGGTGTGGGTGGTTTTAAAGAAGTGATTGCTTTAATTAGCGGCAACAACGTGTACTCGCGCCTTAAATTTGAAAGCGGTACCCACCGCGTGCAACGCGTGCCCAAAACCGAAGCTCAAGGTCGCATTCATACCTCCGCTGTGACGGTAGCCGTTATGCCCGAAGCCGAAGATGTGGAAATTGATATTAAAGAAAATGAACTGCGCGTTGATGTATTCCGCGCCGGCGGCCACGGAGGTCAGAGTGTAAACACCACCGATTCTGCCGTGCGCTTAACGCATATTCCTTCGGGATTAGTTGTAGTCTGCCAGGATGAAAAATCGCAGCACAAAAATAAAGCCAAAGCCATGAAGGTTTTAAAAACTCGTTTGTATGATATGAAAATGCAGGAACAGATGCAAAGCGAAGCCGCCGACAGAAAAGAGAAAGTAGGATCCGGTGACCGCAGCGAAAAAATCCGCACGTATAATTTTCCACAAAGCCGCGTAACGGATCATCGCATTGGACTTACTCTGCATCAATTAGATACGGTGTTAAACGGCGATATGGATTTGCTTATTGATCCCCTCGTGATGCACCATCAAGCCGAAGCGCTTAAAGAAGGGGCTAGGGATTAG
- the rpmE gene encoding 50S ribosomal protein L31, whose protein sequence is MKEGIHPQYYDVKVVCSCGNTIDTASTSKEIHVEICSKCHPFFTGKQKLLDTEGRVDRFNKKYAKRDELLAKKKGPRTITIND, encoded by the coding sequence ATGAAAGAAGGAATTCATCCTCAATATTATGATGTAAAGGTTGTTTGCTCATGTGGAAACACAATTGATACCGCCTCTACCTCCAAAGAAATCCACGTAGAAATTTGTTCCAAATGCCATCCGTTTTTTACCGGTAAGCAAAAATTACTGGATACCGAAGGACGTGTGGATCGTTTCAATAAAAAATATGCAAAACGTGACGAGCTCTTGGCTAAAAAGAAAGGCCCTCGCACAATTACCATTAACGATTAG
- the radA gene encoding DNA repair protein RadA — translation MPKVKLKTVYACQNCGHQTSKWLGKCPDCNQWNSFVEEIKTGNNEPDIPFFELKSDEAIPLSEVTLDSYQRIPTQLKELDRVLGGGIVPGSLILLGGDPGIGKSTLVLQALNKLAESGVSVLYATGEESREQIKMRANRLNISSSLYVVAENSIERILNQVQKIKPDVLVVDSIQTVYLQNLESAPGSISQVRECAGKLLYLSKTQNIATLLIGHVTKEGALAGPRVLEHMVDTVLYFEGDTRQQCRILRSIKNRFGSTNEIGVFEMTGDGLIEVTNPSLFFLPERSKEVSGSTITAALEGARPFLVEIQALVSDSSLTNPRRTTLGVDNGRVALVIAVLEKILGLNLYNQDVYVNAAGGFKIMEPAADAAILAALVSSFRNKPLPHQTLILGEVGLTGEIRGVMGADIRLSEAHKLGFTHCILPKNNKKIIGSSQIKVSLVESVSDLIDALI, via the coding sequence ATGCCCAAAGTAAAACTAAAAACCGTCTACGCCTGCCAAAACTGCGGCCATCAAACTTCCAAGTGGCTGGGAAAATGTCCCGATTGCAATCAGTGGAACAGTTTTGTGGAAGAAATTAAAACCGGCAATAACGAACCCGATATCCCGTTTTTTGAACTCAAATCGGATGAAGCCATTCCCCTTTCAGAAGTAACTCTTGATAGCTACCAGCGTATCCCCACGCAATTAAAAGAATTAGACCGCGTGCTGGGTGGCGGCATTGTTCCTGGTTCGCTGATCCTCCTGGGTGGCGATCCAGGGATCGGTAAATCCACACTCGTCCTCCAAGCTTTAAACAAATTGGCCGAGAGCGGTGTGAGTGTGCTCTATGCTACCGGCGAAGAATCGCGCGAGCAGATTAAAATGCGTGCCAATCGTTTAAACATCAGCTCATCATTATATGTTGTGGCCGAAAATTCGATTGAGCGCATTTTAAACCAGGTGCAAAAAATAAAACCCGATGTGCTCGTGGTCGATTCCATTCAAACCGTTTATTTACAAAACCTCGAATCGGCTCCAGGTTCTATCTCGCAAGTACGCGAGTGCGCAGGGAAACTTTTATATTTATCGAAAACACAAAACATCGCAACGCTCCTCATTGGCCATGTCACCAAAGAAGGCGCTCTTGCCGGCCCCCGTGTTTTAGAACACATGGTGGATACAGTATTATATTTTGAAGGTGACACGCGCCAACAATGCCGCATTTTGCGATCCATCAAAAATCGTTTTGGATCCACCAACGAAATTGGCGTGTTTGAAATGACCGGTGATGGCTTGATTGAAGTGACCAATCCCTCTCTTTTCTTTTTACCCGAACGCAGCAAAGAAGTAAGCGGCTCTACCATTACAGCAGCCCTGGAAGGGGCCCGTCCCTTTTTGGTGGAAATTCAGGCACTCGTTTCCGATTCATCCTTAACCAATCCCAGGCGCACAACATTAGGGGTTGATAATGGCCGAGTTGCTTTAGTTATCGCGGTGTTAGAGAAGATTTTGGGCCTTAATTTGTATAACCAGGATGTGTACGTGAATGCGGCCGGAGGCTTTAAAATTATGGAACCAGCCGCCGATGCCGCCATCTTGGCGGCCTTGGTCTCCAGTTTCCGCAATAAACCCCTTCCACATCAAACACTTATCTTGGGCGAAGTAGGTTTGACAGGTGAAATTAGAGGTGTCATGGGTGCCGACATTCGCTTATCCGAGGCCCACAAGCTTGGCTTTACACACTGTATCCTCCCGAAAAACAATAAGAAAATAATTGGGTCTTCCCAAATAAAAGTGAGCCTTGTAGAATCGGTTTCAGATTTAATAGACGCCCTAATCTAG
- a CDS encoding putative ABC transporter permease: protein MFFEPGILYRLPLYMIYGLVCEVLFTATCDLLSPHFLKTWNVVARESINTQPMWRIPGRDKRAMGYTFLWMLPIYALLIFLEPISKMLAQTPLMVRGGLYVLGLWFVEYTTGFLIKKISGRCPWDYSASRYNLHGFIRFDFFIFWLVFMLVAEKLTVKFIALTPALMQIFGG from the coding sequence ATGTTTTTCGAACCAGGCATACTCTATCGTCTTCCTCTTTATATGATCTACGGGCTTGTGTGCGAGGTACTCTTTACAGCCACTTGCGATTTACTCTCACCCCATTTTTTAAAAACATGGAATGTTGTGGCCCGCGAATCAATCAACACGCAACCCATGTGGCGTATACCCGGACGCGACAAGCGGGCCATGGGATACACATTTTTATGGATGCTGCCCATTTATGCCCTGCTTATTTTTTTAGAACCCATTTCCAAAATGTTGGCACAAACACCCCTCATGGTACGCGGTGGGCTTTATGTTCTAGGGCTGTGGTTTGTAGAATACACCACGGGTTTTCTTATAAAAAAAATTAGCGGGCGTTGCCCCTGGGACTATTCGGCCTCGCGCTATAACCTGCACGGTTTTATTCGTTTTGATTTTTTCATTTTTTGGCTTGTCTTTATGCTAGTGGCAGAAAAGCTGACGGTAAAATTTATTGCGCTTACCCCGGCGTTGATGCAAATTTTTGGTGGATAG
- a CDS encoding MFS transporter → MNKKPLLTIFLVVFIDLLGFGLVIPILPYYAKTFGASAMTVGLLMASYSGMQLLFSPFWGSLSDRIGRKPVLLTSIAGLGVAMVILASAQSLAWFFVARLLGGFFGANIAAASAYIADITPPEERTKGMGLIGAAFGMGFLLGPALGGILSQWGYNKAPLLAACLSGVNLLFAIFTLKEPNLTAQERQAHRNRFSLDIITKTLGRPQTGLVIVIFFLVTLGMAQLETSFALFALAKFNLDAFHAGLILALMGFMSALIQGGGIGKLSKKLGETKLITAGSLIMTSGLLAATLAGIVPLFVVAICIFGIGYAVSNPSLYGLVSKNAPQGMQGATMGVYQSAGSLGRILGPLFAGFLFDHWGKEYPFILAAFFFVVVFLLVTFVSKRVWGTHQGA, encoded by the coding sequence ATGAACAAAAAGCCGCTTTTAACAATTTTTCTCGTCGTTTTTATCGATCTTCTGGGTTTTGGATTAGTCATTCCTATCCTTCCGTATTACGCCAAGACATTCGGGGCATCCGCCATGACGGTGGGGCTACTGATGGCCAGTTACTCCGGCATGCAGCTTTTGTTTTCACCTTTCTGGGGTAGTTTGTCCGATCGCATCGGCCGCAAACCCGTGCTGCTTACCAGTATTGCAGGGCTGGGTGTGGCGATGGTGATATTAGCCTCGGCACAAAGTTTGGCCTGGTTTTTTGTGGCCCGTCTTTTAGGTGGTTTTTTTGGAGCCAATATTGCCGCAGCCAGTGCGTACATTGCCGATATCACGCCTCCTGAAGAACGCACGAAGGGGATGGGGCTCATCGGAGCTGCGTTTGGGATGGGGTTTTTATTAGGGCCTGCCTTGGGCGGTATTTTATCGCAATGGGGTTATAACAAAGCGCCGCTTTTGGCTGCTTGTTTATCGGGTGTTAATCTTTTGTTCGCCATTTTTACTTTGAAAGAGCCCAATCTTACCGCCCAAGAACGACAAGCTCATCGTAATCGTTTTAGTTTGGATATCATCACAAAAACTTTGGGTCGTCCGCAGACAGGACTCGTAATTGTTATTTTCTTTTTAGTGACCCTGGGTATGGCTCAACTTGAAACTTCATTTGCTCTTTTTGCTTTAGCCAAATTTAATCTGGATGCTTTTCATGCCGGTTTAATTTTAGCGCTGATGGGTTTTATGTCGGCGTTAATTCAGGGTGGGGGGATTGGAAAACTCTCTAAAAAATTGGGAGAGACAAAACTGATTACCGCAGGTTCTCTTATCATGACAAGCGGTTTACTGGCGGCTACACTTGCCGGTATTGTCCCTCTATTTGTTGTGGCGATTTGTATTTTTGGTATTGGGTATGCTGTTTCCAACCCGTCTCTTTATGGACTCGTCTCTAAAAATGCCCCGCAGGGTATGCAAGGGGCTACCATGGGTGTGTATCAATCCGCTGGTTCGTTAGGGCGTATTTTGGGCCCACTTTTTGCTGGTTTTCTCTTTGATCACTGGGGAAAAGAGTACCCTTTTATTTTAGCGGCCTTCTTTTTTGTGGTGGTGTTTTTGCTGGTTACTTTTGTATCTAAACGCGTTTGGGGCACTCATCAGGGTGCTTGA
- a CDS encoding glutathione S-transferase family protein, whose amino-acid sequence MITLYQFKLSHYCEKVRWALEYKGLPYKIINLPPGFHRFVIKKFAPSTSVPVIVDGKQCIQDSTAIINYLDSQYPQKKLTPEEDNYANKAIELEEYFDKELGIHLRRYFYHTMLCHRSEIINLLTADTKPFARFIFSIFFPFVRNYMRKGLNITPQKAEESRVRVLKALDKLDEMVMQNNFLVGNSFSRADLTAASLISPMVGPKKQPMVYPIKLPEPLENFRNQQKERPYYKWVHHVYDKYR is encoded by the coding sequence ATGATTACCCTCTACCAATTCAAGCTTTCTCACTACTGCGAAAAGGTACGTTGGGCGCTTGAATATAAAGGCTTGCCGTATAAAATTATTAATCTTCCCCCGGGTTTTCATCGCTTCGTTATTAAAAAGTTTGCCCCGTCTACCAGTGTGCCTGTTATTGTTGATGGTAAACAATGTATTCAGGATTCTACCGCTATCATTAATTATCTCGATTCACAATACCCTCAAAAAAAGCTCACGCCCGAAGAGGATAACTACGCCAATAAAGCTATTGAGCTAGAAGAGTACTTCGATAAAGAGTTAGGGATCCATTTACGTCGCTATTTTTATCACACCATGCTTTGTCATCGGTCGGAAATTATCAATTTGTTAACGGCCGATACCAAGCCTTTTGCTCGCTTTATTTTTTCAATTTTCTTTCCCTTTGTGCGCAATTATATGCGTAAAGGTCTTAATATTACCCCGCAAAAAGCCGAAGAATCGCGTGTTCGAGTTTTAAAGGCGCTCGATAAATTGGATGAGATGGTGATGCAGAATAATTTTTTGGTGGGCAATAGCTTTAGCAGGGCTGATTTAACGGCGGCTTCACTTATTTCTCCTATGGTGGGGCCTAAAAAACAGCCCATGGTGTATCCCATAAAATTGCCCGAGCCGCTGGAGAACTTTAGAAATCAGCAAAAGGAACGGCCTTATTATAAATGGGTTCATCATGTTTATGATAAGTATCGATAG
- a CDS encoding glutathione S-transferase family protein, with amino-acid sequence MITLYQFKLSHYCEKVRWALDHKQLPYRVVNLMPGAHIPVIRLKAPHNTVPLICDHGRYIQDSTVILDYLDDKYPKNSLTPKSAADQKKALELEEYFDQEVGIHLRRFFYNTLLQYPNIVVPLLTADLNIAFRTWFKLSFPLTRILMRKGMNINDESSKRSEERLNKALDKLDSLVKKSDFLVGDKLSRADITAASLLAPLVSPKEHVMQFPQDVPDPLGAFMQEQKKRPSYKWVEKLYRNHR; translated from the coding sequence ATGATTACCCTCTACCAGTTCAAACTTTCTCACTACTGCGAAAAGGTGCGTTGGGCGCTTGATCATAAACAACTGCCGTATCGGGTTGTCAATTTAATGCCTGGGGCGCATATCCCTGTCATTCGTTTAAAGGCGCCTCACAACACCGTACCGCTTATCTGTGATCATGGCCGTTATATTCAAGACTCAACCGTAATTTTAGATTATCTCGACGATAAATATCCCAAAAATTCTCTTACTCCCAAATCGGCCGCCGATCAAAAAAAGGCGCTCGAACTTGAAGAATATTTTGATCAGGAAGTTGGTATTCATTTGCGTCGTTTTTTTTACAATACGCTTTTGCAATATCCGAATATTGTGGTGCCACTTTTAACAGCCGATTTAAATATCGCATTTCGCACCTGGTTTAAACTTTCCTTTCCTCTTACCCGAATTTTAATGCGCAAGGGGATGAATATAAATGACGAAAGCTCCAAACGCTCGGAAGAACGCTTAAACAAGGCTTTGGATAAACTTGATAGTTTGGTAAAAAAATCGGATTTTCTGGTGGGCGATAAATTATCGCGTGCCGATATTACAGCGGCCTCGTTACTGGCACCGCTGGTAAGCCCTAAAGAGCATGTGATGCAATTTCCGCAAGACGTGCCTGATCCTTTGGGGGCATTTATGCAGGAACAAAAAAAGAGACCCTCTTATAAGTGGGTTGAAAAATTATACAGGAACCATCGATGA
- the argS gene encoding arginine--tRNA ligase translates to MIKEQLQHMIVDAVKTVDASASFTPHLEKPAIVAHGDLATNVALTLSKQLGKKPRELAERIQKNIKDDIGLIEEITIAGPGFLNFKIKSSFWVKSLQNITQLNDSFGTSKKYAGQKAVVEFVSANPTGPLHIGNARGGPLGDAICSLLTATGYDVTREFYVNDIGGQIDQLGRTMLYWMGEKTGKVKVEIDFAGGKGYQGEYVKELADRALADMGEGVMSLPEAEAVTKLGLKGIEYLQLEIKRDCQDMGIKFDSWIHEKDILGDGVTKKYLDELKAKNMVTEKDGATWFAPHDDYLADRECVLERSDGGRPTYFANDIAYHVEKYKRGYNLLLNIWGSNHHGHVPRVQAGVKALGCDPTKIETVLYQYVRVKRGNDAVKMSKRGGNFVLAREVLDEVGRDAFRFFLLSRSPEAHLDFDLELAKQKSAENPVYYVQYAHARISSILAKAAAEGHVFDGKFNAAYENLLNLPEEIQLAQKILSFPEMIEGAALGREPHKVIYYLIELAQAFQQYYDRARGDERYRVISADKTMTQAKLYFIACIRQVIKNGLAVLGISAPEKM, encoded by the coding sequence ATGATTAAAGAACAGTTACAACACATGATTGTAGATGCCGTAAAAACTGTGGATGCCAGCGCCAGCTTTACACCGCATTTGGAAAAACCTGCTATCGTTGCACATGGTGATTTAGCCACCAATGTGGCGCTAACACTTTCCAAGCAATTGGGCAAAAAACCGCGCGAATTAGCCGAGCGCATTCAAAAAAATATTAAAGATGATATCGGTTTAATCGAAGAAATTACCATTGCTGGCCCTGGATTTCTCAATTTTAAAATTAAATCTTCGTTTTGGGTAAAATCGCTTCAAAATATTACTCAATTAAATGATTCCTTTGGCACTAGTAAAAAATATGCCGGGCAAAAAGCCGTTGTCGAATTCGTGAGTGCTAACCCTACAGGTCCACTGCATATTGGTAATGCCCGTGGTGGTCCTTTAGGTGATGCGATTTGCTCACTGTTAACGGCTACGGGTTATGATGTGACGCGTGAGTTTTATGTGAATGATATTGGCGGGCAGATCGATCAGCTTGGCCGCACTATGCTGTACTGGATGGGTGAGAAAACCGGCAAGGTAAAAGTTGAAATCGATTTTGCCGGAGGTAAAGGGTACCAGGGTGAATATGTAAAAGAACTGGCCGACCGCGCTTTGGCGGATATGGGCGAAGGCGTAATGAGCTTGCCCGAAGCCGAAGCTGTTACCAAGCTAGGTTTAAAAGGAATTGAATATCTGCAGCTGGAAATTAAACGCGATTGCCAGGACATGGGGATAAAGTTTGATTCGTGGATTCATGAAAAGGATATTTTAGGGGATGGGGTTACTAAAAAGTATCTCGACGAACTTAAGGCTAAAAACATGGTGACTGAAAAGGATGGAGCTACCTGGTTTGCACCGCATGATGATTACTTGGCCGATCGTGAATGTGTTTTGGAGCGCTCCGATGGTGGACGCCCCACTTATTTTGCTAACGACATTGCTTATCACGTCGAAAAATACAAACGGGGTTATAATCTTTTACTCAATATCTGGGGTTCCAATCACCATGGTCACGTTCCTCGCGTTCAGGCGGGGGTGAAAGCGTTGGGTTGTGATCCCACAAAAATTGAAACGGTTCTTTATCAATACGTGCGTGTGAAGCGTGGCAACGATGCGGTGAAAATGTCCAAGCGTGGTGGCAATTTCGTTTTAGCGCGTGAGGTGTTGGATGAAGTGGGGCGCGATGCGTTCCGCTTTTTCCTTTTAAGCCGCTCGCCCGAGGCGCATTTGGATTTTGATTTGGAACTGGCCAAACAAAAATCTGCCGAAAACCCGGTGTATTATGTGCAGTATGCTCATGCGCGTATCTCGAGCATTTTGGCCAAAGCTGCTGCCGAAGGGCATGTGTTTGATGGAAAGTTTAATGCTGCTTACGAGAATCTTTTAAACTTACCCGAAGAAATCCAGTTAGCGCAGAAGATTTTATCTTTCCCTGAAATGATTGAAGGAGCTGCACTTGGCCGCGAACCTCATAAAGTGATTTATTATCTTATCGAGCTCGCTCAGGCTTTTCAGCAATACTACGACCGGGCGCGGGGTGATGAACGTTACCGCGTAATCTCGGCCGATAAAACGATGACTCAAGCCAAACTCTATTTTATTGCCTGTATTCGTCAGGTGATTAAAAATGGGCTGGCTGTACTTGGGATTTCGGCACCGGAGAAGATGTAG
- a CDS encoding DUF4442 domain-containing protein, translated as MNWKQTLAIRAFSLKNLPLLFLIRPQIIEMNEKRCEAVIPLNYLTRNHVKSMYFGVLAMGADLAGGLSMVDAIEKTGNKVGFIFKDFTANFIKRAMSDVHFICEEGEIATKAVKETLKTKKRVNATVNMYATTPKVSGDEHVAEFTLTLSVKAK; from the coding sequence ATGAACTGGAAACAAACTTTGGCCATTCGTGCCTTTTCTCTTAAAAATTTGCCTCTTTTATTTCTCATTCGTCCTCAAATTATTGAGATGAATGAAAAACGTTGTGAAGCGGTGATCCCTCTCAATTATTTAACCCGCAATCACGTTAAAAGCATGTATTTTGGAGTATTGGCCATGGGGGCCGATTTGGCCGGGGGGCTTTCGATGGTGGATGCCATTGAAAAAACGGGGAACAAAGTAGGATTTATTTTTAAAGATTTTACCGCTAACTTTATTAAGCGTGCCATGAGTGATGTGCATTTTATTTGTGAAGAAGGGGAAATTGCAACCAAAGCGGTAAAGGAAACGTTAAAAACCAAAAAGCGTGTAAATGCTACGGTTAACATGTATGCCACGACACCTAAAGTAAGCGGTGATGAGCATGTGGCAGAGTTCACGCTTACGCTTTCGGTAAAAGCAAAATAG